Proteins from one Mucilaginibacter jinjuensis genomic window:
- a CDS encoding 16S rRNA (uracil(1498)-N(3))-methyltransferase, translating to MHLFYTPDLIAGQSHYQLNEEESKHCIRVLRLEKDSEVQLIDGKGGLYTAVIADPHPKRTLLSIASAQQEYQRRNHYLHIAVAPTKNIERIEWFLEKATEIGIDEISLIICQRSERKEAKIERLDKIITAAVKQSLKAYHPILNEAVALPKLLAKPFDGQKFMAHCEPGEKIDLKSAIQPHGKYLVLIGPEGDFTPHEIDEALKSDFKPITLGDSRLRTETAALEACFEINFLNR from the coding sequence ATGCACTTGTTTTACACGCCCGATCTAATTGCCGGTCAATCCCATTATCAGCTTAACGAAGAAGAGAGCAAGCATTGCATCCGTGTGCTTCGTTTGGAGAAGGATAGCGAAGTTCAGTTGATAGATGGTAAAGGCGGACTATATACTGCCGTAATTGCTGATCCGCATCCTAAGCGTACATTACTGAGTATTGCATCTGCACAGCAAGAATATCAGAGGCGCAACCATTATCTGCACATCGCAGTTGCCCCCACAAAAAATATTGAACGCATTGAGTGGTTTTTAGAGAAGGCTACCGAGATTGGCATTGATGAAATTTCATTAATTATATGCCAGCGGTCAGAGCGTAAGGAAGCTAAAATAGAACGTTTGGATAAGATTATTACTGCTGCTGTAAAGCAATCATTAAAAGCTTATCATCCTATCCTAAACGAAGCTGTAGCCTTGCCTAAACTGCTTGCTAAGCCTTTCGACGGACAAAAGTTTATGGCCCATTGTGAGCCGGGAGAGAAGATTGATCTCAAATCGGCTATCCAACCTCATGGAAAATATTTAGTGTTGATTGGCCCTGAAGGCGATTTTACACCCCACGAAATAGATGAAGCTTTAAAAAGTGATTTTAAACCCATAACTTTAGGTGATAGCAGGTTGCGTACCGAAACCGCTGCACTGGAAGCCTGCTTTGAAATTAACTTTTTAAACCGCTAA
- a CDS encoding DUF4159 domain-containing protein, translating into MRFRITLIALTLCLLICGFTKPAYKLARLKYNGGGDWYGDRTALTNLIKFCNTNLHTNFDAEEETVDAGSAELFNYPYIFMTGHGNVVFSDLEVRNLRKYLTGGGFLHICDNYGLDQFIRPQMKKVFPELEFVELPLNHPVYHQKYEFPNGLPKVHEHDNKRAQGFGLIYKGRLVCFYDYQCDLGNGWEDYGTYAGDSQETRLKALKMGANLVQYALIQ; encoded by the coding sequence ATGAGATTCAGAATAACGCTTATAGCTTTAACACTTTGCCTGCTGATATGTGGCTTTACCAAGCCTGCCTATAAACTGGCGCGTTTAAAGTACAACGGCGGCGGCGATTGGTATGGCGATCGTACTGCGCTCACCAACCTCATTAAATTCTGCAACACAAACCTGCACACCAACTTTGATGCAGAGGAAGAAACGGTAGATGCCGGAAGCGCTGAACTGTTTAATTACCCTTATATATTTATGACAGGCCACGGCAACGTGGTATTCTCTGACCTGGAAGTGCGCAATCTGCGCAAGTATTTAACAGGAGGGGGCTTTCTGCATATCTGCGATAATTATGGGCTCGATCAGTTTATCCGCCCGCAAATGAAAAAGGTTTTTCCGGAGTTGGAGTTTGTGGAATTGCCACTAAACCATCCCGTCTATCATCAGAAATACGAGTTCCCTAATGGCTTACCAAAGGTTCATGAGCATGACAATAAACGGGCGCAGGGTTTCGGGTTGATTTATAAAGGTCGCCTGGTTTGTTTTTACGACTACCAATGCGATTTGGGTAATGGCTGGGAGGATTATGGAACTTATGCCGGCGACTCGCAGGAGACCCGCTTAAAGGCGCTTAAAATGGGAGCTAACTTAGTACAATACGCATTAATACAATAA
- a CDS encoding biotin/lipoyl-containing protein has protein sequence MYEIKVNEKQDFSVTRKEGKLVINNELVEADIAAVGSSIFHVLHNRQSYNVEVVNFNSTDKTAEIKVNGNTYNITSKDQFDILLEQLGFNHLNAGAISDLKAPMPGMVLKVLVKEGESIKKGENLFVLEAMKMENIIKAPADVTVKSIKIKPGDKVEKGQVLITF, from the coding sequence ATGTATGAAATAAAGGTAAATGAGAAACAAGATTTTTCTGTAACCCGCAAAGAAGGCAAACTGGTTATTAATAATGAATTGGTTGAAGCAGATATTGCTGCTGTAGGATCATCGATATTCCATGTATTACATAACCGCCAGTCATACAATGTGGAGGTGGTTAATTTTAATTCGACCGATAAAACTGCCGAAATTAAGGTAAACGGAAATACTTATAACATTACCTCAAAAGATCAATTTGATATACTGCTCGAACAATTGGGCTTTAATCATCTAAACGCCGGCGCCATAAGTGATCTTAAAGCACCTATGCCCGGCATGGTACTTAAGGTGTTGGTGAAAGAAGGAGAGTCTATCAAAAAAGGCGAAAACCTTTTTGTACTGGAAGCCATGAAAATGGAAAACATAATCAAAGCACCTGCAGATGTTACTGTAAAATCTATCAAGATTAAACCCGGTGATAAGGTTGAAAAGGGGCAGGTATTGATTACTTTTTAA